From the Drosophila busckii strain San Diego stock center, stock number 13000-0081.31 unplaced genomic scaffold, ASM1175060v1 chrUn_04, whole genome shotgun sequence genome, one window contains:
- the LOC108598354 gene encoding uncharacterized protein LOC108598354 encodes MEVAVRGHHPVSCTTQRKEFNIEKFWELEAIGISACNELSDASQTAEIELVDGRYSAKMPWKIAKEHLRDTNSVALSRLSRLTNKLMRDYDKMQEYDDGMRQLLSDSCAEAVSEKSSGNSYYVPHRPVYRDDKETTKMRIDFDASCLLI; translated from the exons ATGGAAGTAGCAGTCCGTGGACACCACCCCGTTTCCTGCACGACCCAG CGTAAAGAATTCAACATTGAAAAGTTCTGGGAATTGGAGGCTATTGGCATTTCAGCGTGCAATGAGCTAAGCGATGCCTCTCAAACTGCCGAAATAGAACTTGTAGATGGCAGATATTCAGCGAAGATGCCATGGAAAATAGCGAAGGAGCACTTGCGCGACACTAACAGTGTGGCATTGTCGCGGCTGAGTCGGTTGACCAACAAGCTTATGCGAGACTACGATAAAATGCAAGAATATGATGATGGAATGCGGCAGTTGTTGAGCGATAGCTGTGCAGAAGCAGTGTCAGAAAAATCGAGCGGTAACAGCTACTATGTGCCGCATCGCCCAGTATACCGAGATGACAAAGAAACGACAAAAATGCGTATTGACTTTGATGCCTCTTGCTTACTGATTTAA